The Corvus cornix cornix isolate S_Up_H32 chromosome 26, ASM73873v5, whole genome shotgun sequence nucleotide sequence AGTTGTGGACCCCCAGGCTCCCAAAACTCCCAAGAGGAGTCTGGACACATCTGGATCCAGCTGTGGAGCTGGCCAGCAGTTTGTGTCTAAAGGATTCCACGGCTTCGCCCCCCAGGATTAAGAATGgcaaaacaaatgtatttacatcggtaaaataaataatttatttcgATGGATGGTGCCTAAAGGACCTCAGTCAGTTACCTGATTAATAGCCAGGGCGCTGTTAATTAAACCGATAGTTTCAAAGTTAAATTAGCAATTGTGAAGTGGAGGTTGGTGCTACTCACCCAGACCCACACAAAACTCTTCGGCTCGGCCTCGAGGAGTGGCCTTGAAGGGCTCCAGAAAGGAATCCACACTCGCTCCTAGGAGGGCCGTGCTGGAATCCCGCTGTTCTGAAGTGGGATTGAGCTTTTATAGCGCGGACTGAGGGATGTTGGGCATTTTGGGAGCCATTTGTGCTTAAATCAGTGATTGCTGCCCTCTGGTTCCTCCCACGAAACATCTGccccccacatccctgctggTGCCAGCTGCTCTCAGGGTTTCACATCCCTCTGGGGTTTCGTTTTGGGATATTTGAGTCAGGCTGCTCTCAGTGTTCTCCAGCACCGCTGGCAGCCTCATCCCCCCTCCACTGCTGCCAATTTTCGCCGTTAGGTGAAATCTGAGCTGTTTCACCCGAACTgcatcctgcagcaaggagggactcacctgcccagccagggcagcccaAAGCAGGGGCTCccccagagcaggagaggcagaaagagCTGAGGGTCgcagtggggagggggagcagcaAGAAAACCACAACATCCCAGTGGATTTTGTCCTTACCAGTGGCTGTTCCCATTGCAGCCCCGTCGCAGGGCCCCTGGACCCATCCCTGGCCCTGGTGACGGCCCTTGGAACGAGGAGGAGGACACGGGGTGGGCACCCCACGACTGTCCCCCGCCACCCCCTTGGGATGACAGAGACTTCCAAGGACCTGAGGAGGACACGGGGTGGGCACCCCACGACTGTCCCGCGCCACCCCCTTGGGATGACAGAGACTTCCAAGGACCTGAGGACGGCTTTGGAGAGGGCTGGCACCCGGTGAGGGGGAGATGGGCTGGGGGGTGGTGGCCAGCCACAGGACCGAGTGGGTAAAATGGACAAGGACAGCGTGTGGGGACCCTCTGGTGCTGTGCAGCCCACAGCTCCCCCTGTCCCATTCCCTGCCTAAACCCACCCCCTTCCCCGCAGGAGCTGCCCCCAGAGCCCTGGCCTGAATTCCCCGAGGAGGAGCAGCCCCCCACCCTGGCCCCCCGCCGGCCCTCCACGGTGGGTGCCGGGCTCGGGGGGCTCGGGGgctctgtgtgcctgtgggGTGGCACTCGGGGccaccagggctgggcacagccacgGGTGACGCGGTGAAAGCTGTCCCCACCTCGGCTGGGATTGCACAGAGACCCCTCCCAGCCTAAACCCCCCCcaccctggggctgtgctcctgcaggatCCGAGGAGCTTTCCGGGGACACCGCCCGCCTTGGAGCTGCCCCCCGCCGGGGTGGGAGACGCGGCCCGCCGCCCCGCAGGAGCCACCACCGGCAGCTGACCCTGGTTCCCCGGGTGTGGTGTCCCCGGCCCCCCCGAGGTCTGTGCTGACCCCCGTGGCCGCTCCCCggtgctctgcagcctctcctggggcagggTGAGGAGTCTGTCCCGCTGTTTCTCACCCTGCAGAGTACAAGCCGCACTCAAGgcctctcctgccctctccaAGAGGAGCAAGCCGGCGGCcgggaaggagctgcagcccccagatcctccccagcccctttTACCCCTCCGAGGTGCTGCGGAGAGGCCGGAACAGACACAGGTTGTGGGGTTTTACCCgtcccctccccatcccacgCCAGGAGTGTGCTCACCCTGAGCCTCGCACGGTGTCGTGGTTTCCTGCAGGATGTGCCCGTGGAAGGTCTGCCTCCTGGGAATGTCCTGGAGCCCCCCAGTCCGGCTGGGAGCCCTCCAGAGAGCCCAGCTGCCGATGCCGGTGCTGTGACCCCGGTAGGAgatcccctcctgctgccagggatgctccCACCCCTGGAGCTGCCCGGCTCAGGGGTCTCTTTGGCCGCTGTAACAtctccctgctctctctcctccagccctctccctctccacctCGCTGTCTCTTTGCCAGGCATGGGATTTTTCCAGGCTCTTCTCCGTGATTTCCTTTGGGTTTTAGCGCCCTGTCCGTCCCATGCCCATCTCTTCTCCCGGGACAGATGTGTCCTCATGCCATTGCCTGTCCCCAGGTTGAGCTGGAAGCCGGGCAGACCCCTGTGGGCAGCCAGCATCAGGATCCCTGTGCTTTGGGAACAGACCCAGCCCCTCCGGGGGAGAGATCTGCCAGGATCCAGGAGCACCTTGAGGTATGGGATCACTGGGGAGTGGCACGGGGTCAGCTCCAGGCTCCCCAAATGCTCCCACCAGCTGCAGACAGCTTCCCCTATGGATGTTTTCCATTCCCACCCTaaagcagagcctggagggaGGCACAGCCCCCTTCCCAGACCCTTTGTCCCCTCTGTGGACTCGGTAACGTTTCCCCAGGTAGAGCCGTGCACTCCAGCTGTCCCcaaggctggcactggggatGGGTCACatccccagagcccagcagccccTCCGGACCCTGCCAAGAGGGAACTCCTGGAATCCAGCTCCTCTGGagaggcaggggctgagctcagcccacATTGCTGGGAACAGCAGCCGGCCGGAGCTGGGGAAGCcgaggcagcagctgcccagggtggGGGTGAGTTTGGGGTGTGGGGCAGCTCCACGCCGTGTCCCCACCCTGTGTGAGAGCCCCTCGAGGCCACTGCTGCCGGTGGGGCCGTGctggcagcgctgtccctgcccagccaccgccctcctcccccagccacTCTCTCCCCCAacagcctctgcagagccttcagCCACCTGAAAACCCTCAGGtccctccaggagctgcagcagaaccCGAGGCACAGCCCAGCCgggcttctcctgctgcctgcaccacACCAGAGACCTCCCCAGGGCCCCAGGACCCGCCTGGGTGCGGCGAGGCAAAGCCGGTACGGGGTCCGGGTGCCCCCCAAGCACCTCGGGGTCCCCACGCGGGCCGGTGTCCTGGGCTTGGGACACTGCTGTAGCCAGAGGGGGATCCCTGCAGGATCCGGGGCTGGGGTTAAAGGGCAGCTTTGTCTGGAGGCAGAGCCCGTGTCGGCCCCGCTGCCGGCCGAGCCGGAGATGCCGATAAACGGGAGACGGCTGGGAAAGAAGCCAGGGAAGTAACCGGAGGCTTGGGAGCGCGCTGGAGCATGAACGACCCTGGGACTGGAGCTCTGAGGAAGCCGAGGAGAGCCCTCCAGAGCAGCTTAATTACTGCCTAACGAGGGAGAGAAATGCTGGGCTGAGAAATTGGGGCAGAGGGGGAGTGGGGGCAGCTTTGGCACCTGAGGGAGGGGTGACAAACCCGTGGCTCCTTCCACAGAGTGGCCAGTCCTGGGCTAGTGACCAGCACTGACAGCTCCAGTTTGGCTCAGTCCCTTTCCCCTCTGACCCTTCCTCGTCTTTTCCACCTCCCAGGCTGTGTCTGGCCGGCACCAGCTGTGCTCCACGCTCCCCACACCATTCCCAGCCGGCATCGATTTCCGCTCCGCCGCCGTCCTCGCCAGGAAGGCAGAGATCGAGCTGGTGAGTCCTGGCAGGCCCTGGATGAGCACCTGGGGGTCTGGGActggctgcagggtgggggGACTCACCTGAGGACCTTTGGGAGCGATGGTGGGTGGTGGGGGGTGTGAATTTGGCATTTTGGGGGGCACTGATGGTTGCAGGGGAAGGTGCTGTGGGCAGTAAGGGGTTTGCAGGGGCTCAGGTGCTCTTTGGGGGCTCTGTGGACTAAAACCAGGGGTTGTTTGGTGCTGCTTTTGGGGTGCTGACCCCGTGCCCCTCCCCTGCAGTCGTACCAGCAGTTCAGCCTGACCATCGCCGTGGTGGCCACgatgctgctgcagaaggagccCTCGATGGAGGCGGCGCTGGGGCTGGCTCTCAGGGCCACCCTCCGCCAGCGCCGCATCCAccacctgcaggagctggaggattTCATCGACAGCTACGACTCGGCCACCGCCAGCCTCTGATGGCAGCCAcccctcctgccagctgggTGGGGGGCGATGGGGGCTGTGACAGCGCTTTGGGGTGCTCGGGAGGGTGCTGAGCCTGCGGGACAAGGTGGGATGGACACACTGGCAGCCCCACCCTCCTGGAGAAGGAGGGCGAGCAGGATGTGTTTGGTTTTAGCCCTGCCCAAACCCCTGTAGGCAGCCAAAGTTTTACTGGTTTTACTGGAGGGTGatggcagggagggcagcagtCCCTCTCCTCCATTCCTGATTCTTGGGGATGTGTCCCCAAACCCCAGCGAGTGTTTTTGGGTTTAAATCTAGAAATAAACCGTGTTCTTTTTGCAGCCCTTGCTCTGTTCCCgctctcctggggctgctgagggGGGGTCCCGCGGTGACCCCCGGCTGTGGCAGAGGGCAGAGGTCACTCCCAGGGACACGGTCAGCATCCCAAGGGGCTGGGAAGGAACAGGGCAGGCTCAGGAGACCCTTCTGCGTTCAGATTTCAGCCAAACTTTATTGGAGCTTCATCATCGTTAGAGCTGCGCCCCTGGTCCCCTCCGGGACACGGTGCCACCAGGGATGGAGAGCAGGTGGCAGTGGGGCACGGAGCAGTCCAGGGAAGGATCCCACGTGCTCCCCAGCCGTGGGGTGATGCAGGCAGCTGCCCTTGTCTGGAGCTGCGGCCGCTCTCCCCGGAGCTGCCGCCTTGTCTGCGGTGCTGGAGGCCCTGCTCGGCTGCCGGCCCCGCTCCCTTCCTGCTTTTACCTGTTCCTAATTGCGGGAGAGGCCGGCAGGAATtgcaggctctgctctgccagcagccgCCGGGGGGGAAGGatcccagcagcttctcccGCCAGCCTTGGGCCGCGTCCAGGACGCGCTTGGAACACGTTGAGGCCGTGGCAGGACCTGGCAGGACCTGGCAGGCCGGCAGTGCCACTCGGGGACCCCTGGACCCCGCGGTTAGGACACGCTGCAGTGCTTGGCcgtcctgcccctgcccctccccgggggctccctgcccagggaatTCATCCCGGGCTTGGGGATGGGCTTCCCGAAAAAGAAGCCCTCCTCCTCCGAGTCTGAGTCCGAAGATGAGGAGCAGGTGGGGCACCAGGAGTCGTCCTCCTCCGTGCCGTCCTCTGGCCGGGGGCTGTGTCGGGGAGGGGATGTGCCCGCTTGGAAGTGTGGGTTTGCATTGCCTGCGGCTGTTCGGGGGTCAGGGCCCCCCAAAAGCAGGTGGCCCAAGGCTCCAGGCTCGTTGGGCccctctgggctgggctggggggccGAGGGGTGGCCAGCTGGGGGTCCCAGCGTCCCCATGTGCTCCTTGGCAGCATCACTGCTCCGCTCCTTTGCGGCTGCTCCGAGATCCTCCGGGCTCCTGAACGCGGGGTGCACGGGGGCCTGATCCGAAAACGCCTCTGGAAGAGGGAAAGTGGGCCTAAGTGAGGAAGGAGAAGGCTCAGCCAGCCTTCCCACAGCAAGGGTTGTCTTGGGACACAACGGGGCGGCACCGacccacccccagctcctcccgTGGGTGGAGGGCTGGGGGTTTATCCCCACTTCCCACGGTGTGACATTCCCAGTAAAgtccccagcagctgggcagagcctggATTTGCTCCCACTCCCGTCCCACCCCCATCTACCAGCCCACCACGATCCTACCGGCCCCTTCCCCCCgctgcctgcagccccccgCTGCCGAGGTCCTGCCGGCCGGGCCGGCTCTGGAGAGCGGCGTGGAGTCGGGGGATGGAGCGGAGGCGAAAGCCGAGTCGGAGGAGTCGGAAGAGGCGGTGGAAGAGGCATCCTGGCCCCGGCTGCAGGTGTCGGAGCAGAAGAGGCGGCCGCGGCGGCAGGCGAGGGCTGTCCCCGCAGCGGCTTTcggcacaggctgcagcagaagcaggcGGCTCGGGCGTGccagtgcagcccctggtgtGTGACCTCCTCGCTGTCAGCACCTGGGGGGCAACCACAGCTGAGGGGAGTGCCCAAATCCATCCTCCCGCGTGCCCAAATCCATCCTCCCGTGTGCCCAAATCCATCCTCCGTGCCGAGCCGCGGGGCTCCGGCTCCGCAGCCTTCCCAGCCGGGGGCAGGGGAGCCGGGCGGGGGTCGCGGCCGTACCGATGGGATCCCCGCAGGCCTGGCACGGCTCGGCAAAGAGGCTCTCGAAGCAGCCCCGGCAGCAGGGCCGGCCGCTCCTCATCACGTAGCGCTGCCCGCGCAGGGGCTCGTCGCATTCCAGGCAGCAGaagtgctccaggtgccagcgCCGGCCCTCGGCCTCGATGCACTCCTCCATGAAGATCAGCTGGAGTGGGAAAACAACCCACATCCTCTCAGCACCCCGCTGGAAAACCCGCGGCCCAGCCgtgctttgctgtgctgaggagtgAGGAGGAGCCCCCGGCCCGTGGGGCTCTCTGCAAGGTCCAGGAAGGAATATTCCTGCAGCCCATCAGCGGTTCTGACGGATTTGGAGCCCCCAGCCAGGCTTGGGGGCATTTAACAGCCAAAGGGGGGGTCAAAGGCTCCCCCTGCCCGGCACCCACCTGGTCGCAGGAGGCACAGCGGGGTCGGAAGAGCTCGGCGTGGTGCCGGCCGCAGTAGATCCTCCCATCCTGCTGGAAGTAGATGAGatccaccagctgctgctggcagaagtGGCAGGAGAAGCAGGACGGGTGCCAGAACTGGTCCCCCAGGCGAGAAGCTGAAACCCCCGGGTCCCCTTTGTTCAGCCTCCGACCGCACTGCAAGGCAGAGGGACACCAGGTTTGGGGCCGGGCTGGCTTTTGGGGCCGGCTCCCTGCCAGGGAATGGGTGCTGGAGGGGACACCTCAccttcctgcagggacagccaTGGCAGGGACCCGGCACGGGACACGCCAGCCCCTGGCCCAGGGCCTCCTGTCTGCGGCGGGGCGCTGAAGGCTCGGAGCTGCCGCCGCTCCTCCTCGGCGAGGGTCGGGGCAGTACCGCTCCTGCGGGGGCACGGGGGTCAGGGCGGGCACGGGGTGAGCCCGGGAGGGGGCAGCACCCGAAAAAAGAGGGGTCTTACATCGCAGTCctgaggaggcagctgctgcaggagggctcTGGCGCGGAGCCGGGTCCTGTCAGAGGGAGAGCCCGGCTGCGGCGAGCGGGGCCCGAAGCACGGCGGGGCCTTGGGAGAAACGGGCGGAATTTTAGGGGGGGTTAAAGTGTGTTTAGCTTGCAGTCGCTGAAATGCGTGTTTGACCCCGGGAAAGGGGGTGCTCTGCTGTAGGAACCAcccggggctgggggagagCTGGGTGCTGCCCACCTCGGGGGGCGCGGGGTCTGCGGAGGGCTCCAGGTACTCTTCCAGGGCACAGCCGGAGTCGCTGTCGGACGAGGCCGGGGGGAGGCCGGTGGTGGTGCTGCAGGGGGAAGGCTCGTCCCGCTGGGGCCatgcagggctctgcagggacatGAGCTGGGAACAGAGAGCCAGAGCTGGTCAGACACGAGGTAGGGAGCAGGGACCCATCCCAGGACACGTGTCCTGTCTCCACGTGGCAGCCGGACACGCAGCCCCTCGTCCCAGGAAGGGACCCTGGTGCAGATCCAGCTGGGATGATGCTCCACACCACCATGACCTCAAGACCTTTAAGGCTGAACTGCTGCAGGAGTCcaagggatttttggggggcTCCTTTCCCTTTGGGGGTTGCAGCAAACCCACACCACGGATTTGGGCACTCGGGGCTTTGTCTGCCAGGCgggaggggatgggaatggggtgAAGTCAGGCAGGGAACACTCCCAAGCGGGAGCTTTcccccagctgccaccagcccTTTGCTGGCACGGCTAATCCCGGGTCTAGTGGCCCATCCCTGAGTGGGAACAGACGGAGGTTGAGCCCAGCTCAGtggaaaataattccttctCCTCGGGCTGCCATTGTTCTGCCCCAGGGCTGTTCCTGCCCGGCTGTCCAAGCCCACACCCGCACGCCTGGCTCGGGGTTACGCAGTGGAAACCCATCAGCTGccatcccctcctccccacGCGGGCGCTTTCCACCGCGCTTCCTTCCTGCCCTGGCTTTCCAAAACAAAGGCGAGATGCTGATGTGGTGGCTCCTGGGGTTCCCTGGATGCCAGCCTGGAGCCTGACGccctcagcctgtgcttccTGCCCTGGCGTGGGGAGTGAGGGTGGGATGGAGCTGAACCCCTTCTCCCGGGGGGAAAATCACGGGCCTGTGACCAAACGCCCGCAGGGATTCACCCTGTGAATCTCTGCATCCGTCCATCATGGATGGATCAGCTGCTCTGGAAAGTGTTTCATGTTTCATGCAGAAAACAGTCTCAAGGTTGAGGGGTGAGAACCCCCAGACTATGAAATTTTGGTTGTCCTACACCTCTGCCACCATGAGGACCTGTCCCCTGCTCCATGCTGGGATGGTGCTGCTGTGTCCCCCCTCCCAGGGAcatcccagtgtccccagtgctCCCACCGAACACTTCCAACatgcccagctcagcccctgctccccgTGTGCCCCTTCCCGAGCAGCATCTCGGGCTGCTGGGATGTGGGACCCAAagggggcagctctggggccgGGAGCAGGTGGGATCAACCGGGGCAGCTCaggtttccctgccccgctgccgGGTCAATGATTAACGCTGCAGATCGGCTAATCAGCGGGATAAAACAAAAGGGCTGCTGGCTTTTTCCTGGGCTTTGGGCTCTGGCACCCCGCGGCAGCCCGGGGGGGATGCCGGGCTGGCTGCAGGGTGCTGTTCAAAGCTGTGCTCTGAGATAGGCATGAAATAATCTGGCTTGACTGTGAATTCGCCGGCCAAAAAGAGCCCTGGCCTTGCTGGCTTGGTGAGGAAGCATAGCTGGGCCAGGAAAGAGCCTCGGCTCTACAGGAGGAGCAGGGCGGTGTGAGAGCCTGGGGATGCTGAGTGGGGACCCTCACGGGCTTggtgcccagccccagctctgctgctgcctggtttGGGAAAGGTGACCCTGTTTCTTCCTCCCGGTGGGAGCTGGGTGGCATTCCCGGCCTGCGCTTGGCTCATTAAGCCTCCAAACTGCATTTGTGTAATCTCTTGGGGCTTTGCTGTTAATTAGACCCCTCCGATGCTCTGGGGGCTCAGCGGGGCTGGCAGTGCCGGCCTGGCCCCAGCCCCGTGTGGCACAGGGATCCCATCCAAAGGCCACCAGCGCAGTGGGGTGACGCTGGGGGAGAGAGGCTTGGGCAgggctcctggctgctgtgaACGCGCAGGGATGTGCCagagagcccagcccagcccagttTGATGCGATTACGCTGGCTGGCAGCCGTCTGGGCTGTAAACAAGTCCCTGTAATTAGCCCCAGACGGTGACAGAGGTACGCGCCTCCCATGCTAAAGAGCCGGGCAGCCCCAACAGGTctggctcctctgctccccgtccctgtcccctcttccttcctgccctccctcgCTGCCTCCAGGCGCTCCTGCTGTTGCCCTTCCCTGCCGGCCTGCcaagggatgcagggatgctcccGGCCTGCCTCAAACCCTGGGATCGGGTGCCGGGGGGGAGGTGGCACCATGGTGGCACTTTAGggagctgcttctccctgccagCAAGTCCCCAAGAAGGGACATGTGACAGACTAGTCGG carries:
- the LOC120411265 gene encoding basic proline-rich protein-like; its protein translation is MWMQEFAWPGGPVQTSSLSERPSQTPNCCRGCSRARGSGSRAGSQDGPRAGCSPRRAAGGASPGSPARGGMDQGRAPLLALRTPGMSHPGSTGAGGARPVAGPLDPSLALVTALGTRRRTRGGHPTTVPRHPLGMTETSKDLRRTRGGHPTTVPRHPLGMTETSKDLRTALERAGTRSCPQSPGLNSPRRSSPPPWPPAGPPRIRGAFRGHRPPWSCPPPGWETRPAAPQEPPPAADPGSPGVVSPAPPRVQAALKASPALSKRSKPAAGKELQPPDPPQPLLPLRGAAERPEQTQDVPVEGLPPGNVLEPPSPAGSPPESPAADAGAVTPVELEAGQTPVGSQHQDPCALGTDPAPPGERSARIQEHLEVEPCTPAVPKAGTGDGSHPQSPAAPPDPAKRELLESSSSGEAGAELSPHCWEQQPAGAGEAEAAAAQGGPLQSLQPPENPQVPPGAAAEPEAQPSRASPAACTTPETSPGPQDPPGCGEAKPAVSGRHQLCSTLPTPFPAGIDFRSAAVLARKAEIELSYQQFSLTIAVVATMLLQKEPSMEAALGLALRATLRQRRIHHLQELEDFIDSYDSATASL
- the PRICKLE4 gene encoding LOW QUALITY PROTEIN: prickle-like protein 4 (The sequence of the model RefSeq protein was modified relative to this genomic sequence to represent the inferred CDS: deleted 2 bases in 2 codons), with the protein product MSLQSPAWPQRDEPSPCSTTTGLPPASSDSDSGCALEEYLEPSADPAPPEAPPCFGPRSPQPGSPSDRTRLRARALLQQLPPQDCDERYCPTLAEEERRQLRAFSARRRQEALGQGLACPVPGPCHGCPCRKCGRRLNKGDPGVSASRLGDQFWHPSCFSCHFCQQQLVDLIYFQQDGRIYCGRHHAELFRPRCASCDQLIFMEECIEAEGRRWHLEHFCCLECDEPLRGQRYVMRSGRPCCRGCFESLFAEPCQACGDPIGADSEEVTHQGLHWHARAACFCCSLCRKPLRGQPSPAAAAASSAPTPAAGARMPLPPPLPTPPTRLSPPLHPPTPRRSPEPARPAGPRQRGAAGSGGKGPRRFRIRPPCTPRSGARRISEQPQRSGAVMLPRSTWGRWDPQLATPRPPSPAQRGPTSLEPWATCFWGALTPEQPQAMQTHTSKRAHPLPDTAPGQRTARRRTTPGAPPAPHLRTQTRRRRASFSGSPSPSPG